The following is a genomic window from Bacillota bacterium.
ATATGCTGCTTTAGCCTTTTCAATATCTGAACTAAGGTTTTTAAAAAGTTCATTTGCTTTTTCTCTAATATTAGGAGACGAAAAATTTATGTACTTATCCTCTTTTATAAAAGCTTCTAAATTCATACTGTCATCTCATTTCTCGTAAAATATTTGTCAGAGTAGCAATTTTATTTATGTGAATGATCGATTATTTTTACCTTTTCACCGAGTCTTTTCACAATTTCCTCTTTCATTTCTTCGGCATACGGGCAGGCTTCCCCTTCACGTCTTCCTTTAGTAATACAAGATGTCAAAACGATCGTGTCGGCTCCCTGTCTTACCATTTTTGCCGCTCTTGAAGACGCTTTGTCGCCGGGGCACCCCCCGCATGAATAAAATCCAATTATGATTATATCTTCAGCAACGCCTTTAAACGCGCCCTTTTTCTCCCTAACAGCTTTAAAGTCCTCTTTTGCTGAACATATATCCTCTGTTTTTTGGCACCTGATAAAACCGACTTTCATAGCATTTTCCCTCATATAGTTTTTAATCAGTTTACAGG
Proteins encoded in this region:
- a CDS encoding CGGC domain-containing protein, encoding MKVGFIRCQKTEDICSAKEDFKAVREKKGAFKGVAEDIIIIGFYSCGGCPGDKASSRAAKMVRQGADTIVLTSCITKGRREGEACPYAEEMKEEIVKRLGEKVKIIDHSHK